A window from Zingiber officinale cultivar Zhangliang chromosome 7A, Zo_v1.1, whole genome shotgun sequence encodes these proteins:
- the LOC121999182 gene encoding glycine-rich cell wall structural protein 1-like, translating to MGSRSVLALLLCFICRGLCLREAAGRQEGRGGGLVAYQRWRLWQGPRRRRRRWTGGGLGGGGGGGLGGGFGKGVGLGGGIGKGGGLGGGAGVGLGGGAGAGLGGGGGLGGGYGKGGGLGGGIGKGGGFGGGSGGGFGKGGSGGLGGGYGKGGGLGGGIGKGGGFGAGAGGGFGKGGGLGGGIGKGGGFCGGAGGGLGGGFGGGAGGGFGKGGDVGGGFGGGAGGGLGGGLGEGAGGGFGKRGVGGGRFGGAGGFGGGGGGGGGGGGGFGGGIGGGD from the exons ATGGGGAGCAGGAGCGTGCTCGCGCTGCTGCTCTGCTTCATCTGTCGCGGCCTCTGCCTTCGGGAGGCAGCTGGTCGGCAGGAAGGCCGGGGAGGAGGTCTTGTGGCCTACCAAAGGTGGCGGCTTTGGCAAGGGCCTCGGCGGAGGAGGAG GAGGTGGACTGGCGGTGGCCTTGGAGGGGGTGGCGGTGGTGGACTTGGTGGTGGGTTTGGAAAGGGAGTTGGACTTGGTGGCGGCATCGGAAAGGGTGGTGGGCTGGGCGGTGGTGCCGGTGTTGGGTTAGGAGGGGGCGCCGGTGCCGGACTTGGTGGAGGCGGAGGGCTTGGCGGCGGTTACGGCAAGGGAGGTGGACTTGGTGGTGGCATTGGGAAAGGAGGTGGGTTCGGCGGCGGTTCAGGTGGCGGCTTCGGCAAGGGTGGAAGCGGTGGACTTGGCGGTGGTTACGGCAAAGGAGGTGGGCTTGGTGGCGGCATTGGAAAGGGAGGTGGATTTGGCGCCGGAGCCGGTGGTGGCTTTGGCAAGGGCGGTGGGCTCGGTGGCGGCATAGGGAAAGGAGGTGGATTTTGCGGCGGCGCCGGCGGAGGGCTAGGAGGTGGCTTTGGAGGTGGAGCTGGAGGCGGTTTTGGCAAGGGTGGCGATGTCGGAGGTGGGTTCGGTGGTGGCGCCGGCGGAGGATTAGGTGGTGGCTTGGGAGAGGGCGCTGGAGGCGGTTTTGGCAAGCGTGGCGTTGGGGGAGGCCGATTCGGAGGTGCCGGAGGctttggaggaggaggaggaggaggaggaggaggaggcggtggGTTCGGTGGCGGAATCGGCGGTGGAGACTGA
- the LOC122000925 gene encoding peroxidase P7-like, with the protein MASMIPRLALALWLFSALVSAQLSSTFYSATCPNLQQVVRSAMADVVRQNPRNAAFILRLFFHDCFVNGCDASILLDGTPAFASEKFANPNRNSAQGYEIIDAIKARVDANCPATVSCADVLALATRDGVALLGGPTWTVRLGRRDSLAAYQEAANRELPAPFSDLSVLISMFRDKGLTPREMTALSGAHTIGQAQCSQFDDRIYNDRNINATFAALRRRTCPPGGSSALAPLDGETPYQFDNGYYRELVARRGLLQSDQALFNGGSQDALVRRYSVNGAAFARDFAAAMVKMGAIRPPPGTPGEVRLVCNRVN; encoded by the exons ATGGCGTCGATGATTCCCAGAttagcacttgccctttggctcttCTCCGCGCTTGTTTCGGCTCAATTGTCTTCTACATTCTACTCGGCGACGTGCCCCAATTTGCAGCAGGTGGTGCGCTCCGCCATGGCCGACGTCGTGCGCCAGAACCCCAGGAACGCTGCCTTCATTCTCCGCCTCTTCTTCCACGACTGCTTCGTAAAT GGGTGCGATGCGTCGATCCTTTTGGATGGCACGCCGGCGTTCGCAAGCGAGAAGTTTGCGAACCCCAACAGGAATTCCGCCCAAGGCTATGAGATCATCGACGCCATCAAAGCCAGAGTGGATGCCAACTGCCCGGCCACCGTCTCCTGCGCCGACGTCCTCGCGCTCGCCACACGCGACGGCGTTGCCTTG CTTGGCGGGCCGACGTGGACCGTAAGATTGGGTCGTCGGGATTCTCTGGCGGCGTACCAGGAAGCTGCCAACCGCGAACTCCCGGCGCCGTTCTCCGACCTTTCGGTCCTCATCTCTATGTTTCGCGACAAAGGCCTCACCCCGCGCGAAATGACGGCCCTCTCCGGGGCGCACACCATCGGCCAAGCGCAATGCTCCCAATTTGACGACCGCATCTACAACGACCGCAACATCAACGCCACCTTCGCCGCCCTCCGCAGAAGAACCTGTCCGCCCGGCGGAAGCAGCGCTCTGGCGCCGCTCGACGGCGAGACGCCCTACCAGTTCGACAACGGTTACTACCGGGAACTAGTGGCGCGGAGGGGGCTTCTGCAGTCGGACCAGGCGCTGTTCAACGGCGGGTCACAAGACGCGCTGGTGAGAAGGTACAGCGTCAACGGGGCGGCGTTCGCCAGGGACTTCGCGGCGGCGATGGTCAAGATGGGAGCAATTCGCCCGCCTCCCGGGACGCCGGGAGAGGTCCGGTTGGTTTGCAACAGGGTCAATTGA
- the LOC121999905 gene encoding uncharacterized protein LOC121999905 — MFSVPCPPSGDRCPFAQLPMVVTGGSACETDYNYPDSYSRGQPNYQRAMETIGMEAPPPRSSCTLLQLGGLVYRGGITCAVGEFVGLDMTEGHRKESGLTVCEPAQSVSQVTLSKDKVGLRLSPEERKEKIHRYMKKRDHRNFTKRIKYTCRKTLADSRPRVRGRFVKHDERGQGTKDAAIGNHDFHKVAVKEEEMLDWDILAHINTDNSFECSWALESWM; from the exons ATGTTTTCTGTCCCCTGTCCGCCCTCCGGCGACCGCTGCCCCTTCGCCCAGTTGCCCATGGTGGTCACTGGCGGCTCCGCTTGTGAAACTGATTACAACTACCCGGATAGCTACTCCCGCGGCCAACCAAACTACCAGCGGGCGATGGAGACGATCGGAATGGAAGCGCCGCCGCCGCGGTCGTCTTGCACGCTGCTCCAGCTCGGAGGGTTGGTCTACCGAGGTGGGATCACCTGCGCCGTTGGGGAATTTGTGGGCCTAGACATGACGGAGGGTCATCGGAAGGAGAGTGGCCTCACGGTCTGCGAACCAGCGCAGTCAGTGTCGCAG GTAACCCTCTCCAAAGACAAAGTAGGCCTCCGACTATCACCGGAGGAGAGGAAGGAGAAGATCCACAGATACATGAAGAAGAGAGACCATAGAAACTTCACCAAGAGAATCAAG TATACATGTAGAAAAACTCTAGCAGATAGTCGACCGAGAGTCCGCGGGCGATTTGTTAAGCATGATGAGCGAGGTCAGGGAACCAAGGATGCTGCCATCGgcaaccatgacttccacaaa GTGGCTGtgaaggaagaagagatgctcgACTGGGACATTCTTGCACACATAAACACTGACAACTCCTTTGAATGTAGTTGGGCTCTTGAATCTTGGATGTGA